The following proteins are encoded in a genomic region of Phaeodactylum tricornutum CCAP 1055/1 chromosome 1, whole genome shotgun sequence:
- the BGS1 gene encoding glycosyl transferase, family 48 (Synthesizes 1,3-beta-D-glucan. Reaction catalyzed: UDP-glucose + [(1,3)-beta-D-glucosyl]n = UDP + [(1,3)-beta-D-glucosyl]n+1.~Alternative splicing variant 1), with product MGGAQADDDAIGGGGNETMEMIARMGYPAIRFLAALSVAYLASRASSTQRLFSGTLSAVFAGFLTYTYLEPLFVPVGSDTAMVFLYILSINASLVGLSLGVLLPVIFPGFCFGSAIVLLVGCFLHLANSYFFPVVGVVCAIVSAVLSSRTNSTFFLLLATIMEAGAVAACLVLKPMLPYLMDIVRGYPYYPHADDGTAPDVSVAKELLYGLVWVASSLLVAASIVYRDGHVADLNPWRLFRSHNYTAVPTTIGDSNSKLGRENSLISPHRDPPGNQDTYNMFDPGKLPPRLAEYANLVYSACEDLGNFFGFQDSSVRNQAEHLLILLSNNRRYMSSHILPPSVQPPSPIHALHAKVFSNYVKWCRAMGVSPNFSKMNTSMNAPPAVASRVVDLVLYFCVWGEACNLRHMAECVWFLYHKTMEEYIRSEGYTQTRSLYAGHFLDFVITPIYDIVAKNMRSDADHPDKRNYDDFNEYFWSRNCLQFRYSSENLDADDIEGTGGIAGPLNGELYPPIAEGLSKAPKTFLEKRSWLRGILALNRILEWHIVTFYLLGVVAFSRELVWGWVFSLQVASAVFWIFNALHLCWALLEVWGSYPGIQLSGTDVCGSVFVLAARFLTLVYQTLYLMWAFSPQKGIHLGIEADSTFWWWQYVWLSLLVMIPYFIEMFLQIIPSLATRIYTSQNDYVQSFLNILYPLSRLYVGKEVHESFGHTIVYIAFWTTLMAWKLFFSYVFEVHSMVLPSLQLTDDYLNYPNQSFTKMILLLSLRWLPQFIVYLIDMSIWYAAWQAFAGTSVGFSDHLGDIRSIDDIRMNFGRAPEHFCKKMLSQDAGSRRGSSASFLSSSGNNLSEGSSLLGADPHMLQSYVNRLLDVRIQKWVMFSAAWNEIIDHFREEDIISTTESDNLKFSQFDGFSQAIYLPVFQTAGVIDDVLSELERPAEEYKDLRTGEYTDESFFKPIASHVTMQTAVAEVWELGSFIFLQVLGPVHSKDIHAVVAMMNKWIESETMSGCLKLETMRGVMKHFVDVVRILERGIVTRNPTTRPKSLTKRAPEAKPTMKRSRVRRVVSAGSLSSLDAESKNREMKNQHEVRESVDVKIIDALRDQVRDKFRSLTHAVKGMLKNTASNKDSRDVLDRLTFLGSMENGFFWDDSYASEQLDVASKNETFKAVLKKMHGLVCMHPDDAEPKSKEVRRRLTFFVNSLFMDMPNAPSIHDMFSWNVLTPYYSEDVTYSKDDLEKRSDALGVSTLLYLQTLYRSDWNNFLERLGIKDEDKVWSKKYVNETRRWASIRAQTLSRTVNGMMYCEKALRLLANLERLDEDTTNDLMGEKFGYIVSCQMYGKMKRNQDSKADDIEALMHRFPLMRVAYIDNIRLNRSGASAFYSVLVKSDRRGNIQEVYRVRLPGDPVLGEGKPENQNHAMIFTRGEYVQTIDMNQEGYFEEALKMRNCLQEFAKREGPLPTTILGLREHIFTGSVSSLANYMALQEISFVTLGQRVLTRPLHIRLHYGHPDIFDKLFFITRGGVSKASRGINLSEDIFAGYNNVIRGGSVGFKEYVQIGKGRDVGMSQIYKFEAKLSQGAAEQSLSRDVYRMCNRLDFCRLLSFYYGGIGHYFSNVLTIFTVYVVVYLMTVLAIYDLEKIGQRLITPMGTIQMLLGGLGLLQTIPLFATLGVERGWLASMQEIFLVFVTGGPLHFMFHIQTKATYMAQTILVGGAKYRPTGRGFVTQHTPMDEQFRFFAASHLYLGVELAAGLILMGTYTDAGQYAGRTWSLWLAAASFLCSPFWFNPLTFDWNVVTSDYGLWLKWIRGTSGGASKSWSMWYNEENSFWKQLPLTSKLLYLIKAVVYLVIGEGIRRSALFRSDITLNPPTIGVGKILIFLAVLIVVGIITLFIEDTNYIRYGMAAYYGLGAVCLAGLLFGFRIVKYLYWLHDIVCAHLIFIPLFILGALQLPGMIQTWLLYHNALSTDVVVSDILRYARKTQESGAGGEKTEDLVEQISELRKVVQRQEQALASAGFTGGDGQLVSSASIGSAMSNNYLISAPDQPQIRQASDAGRGYGRALSLSGLDVWGNMALGDVQAEDLRQTDLTPDTIPQRGTPGQTTTVAQGFSFSQPDTMPPRL from the exons ATGGGGGGAGCTCAAGCCGATGACGACGCCATTGGAGGCGGGGGCAACGAGACAATGGAAATGATTGCTAGAATGGGATACCCGGCGATCCGGTTTTTAGCCGCCTTGAGTGTTGCTTACTTGGCGAGTCGCGCCTCTTC GACACAACGACTGTTCTCGGGCACTCTTTCGGCGGTCTTTGCAGGATTTTTGACATATACGTACTTGGAACCACTCTTTGTTCCAGTCGGATCCGACACAGCCATGGTCTTCCTATACATTCTATCGATCAACGCGTCGCTTGTCGGTTTGTCTCTTGGTGTGCTTCTGCCCGTAATCTTTCCAGGATTCTGCTTCGGCAGTGCCATCGTCCTGCTCGTAGGTTGCTTCCTTCATCTGGCCAACTCGTACTTTTTCCCCGTGGTGGGCGTAGTTTGTGCGATTGTCTCCGCTGTTTTGTCGTCCCG AACCAACTCgacctttttcttgttgttggccACCATTATGGAGGCTGGTGCGGTTGCCGCGTGTTTGGTGCTCAAACCCATGTTGCCCTACCTCATGGACATTGTGAGGGGTTACCCTTACTATCCCCACGCGGACGACGGTACCGCACCCGATGTATCCGTTGCGAAGGAGCTCTTGTACGGTCTCGTGTGGGTAGCTTCTTCGCTTTTGGTAGCGGCCTCGATTGTTTATCGAGACGGCCACGTTGCTGACTTGAATCCATGGCGCCTCTTCCGATCGCATAACTACACCGCCGTACCGACTACGATTGGggacagcaacagcaaattgGGACGAGAAAACTCACTGATTTCCCCTCACCGTGATCCGCCGGGAAACCAGGATACCTACAACATGTTTGATCCGGGTAAATTACCTCCGCGTTTGGCAGAGTACGCCAATCTGGTGTACTCGGCGTGTGAAGATCTGGGCAACTTTTTTGGCTTTCAGGATTCCTCGGTTCGGAACCAGGCAGAGCACTTGTTGATCTTGCTCAGCAACAATCGGCGGTATATGAGCTCACACATTCTTCCACCTTCGGTCCAGCCCCCGAGTCCCATTCACGCTTTGCACGCCAAAGTCTTTTCGAATTACGTCAAGTGGTGCCGAGCCATGGGTGTTTCGccaaacttttccaaaatgaatACGTCCATGAATGCGCCACCAGCGGTGGCCAGTCGCGTAGTCGATTTGGTTCTTTACTTTTGCGTTTGGGGCGAGGCGTGCAATCTCCGTCACATGGCCGAGTGTGTCTGGTTCTTGTACCACAAGACCATGGAGGAGTACATTCGAAGCGAAGGATATACGCAAACGCGAAGTTTGTACGCCGGACACTTTCTGGACTTTGTGATTACACCAATTTATGACATCGTGGCCAAG AACATGAGGTCTGATGCGGATCATCCCGATAAACGGAACTACGATGACTTTAACGAGTACTTCTGGTCCCGCAACTGTCTCCAGTTTCGTTATTCTTCGGAGAACCTGGATGCGGACGATATTGAGGGCACCGGAGGCATTGCTGGTCCATTGAACGGTGAGCTTTATCCTCCCATTGCGGAAGGTCTCAGCAAAGCTCCCAAGACCTTTCTGGAGAAGCGCTCTTGGCTCCGGGGTATTTTAGCTCTAAACAGGATTTTGGAGTGGCACATCGTTACCTTTTACTTACTTGGAGTGGTGGCTTTTTCTCGCGAACTCGTTTGGGGTTGGGTATTTTCCCTTCAAGTTGCGAGTGCCGTATTCTGGATCTTCAACGCTTTGCATCTTTGCTGGGCCCTTTTGGAAGTTTGGGGCAGCTACCCTGGTATCCAACTATCTGGTACCGATGTCTGTGGCTCGGTGTTTGTGTTGGCTGCTCGCTTTCTGACTCTTGTCTACCAGACACTCTATTTGATGTGGGCTTTCTCGCCACAGAAAGGAATTCATTTAGGTATCGAGGCCGACTCAACGTTTTGGTGGTGGCAGTACGTTTGGCTATCTTTGCTTGTGATGATTCCTTACTTCATCGAGATGTTCTTGCAGATTATTCCCTCGCTAGCGACCCGTATCTACACGAGTCAGAACGACTATGTGCAGTCATTTCTAAACATACTCTATCCCCTCAGCCGTTTATACGTTGGCAAAGAGGTTCACGAATCGTTTGGGCACACCATCGTTTACATTGCATTTTGGACGACGCTGATGGCTTGGaagcttttcttttcctACGTCTTTGAGGTTCACTCCATGGTGCTTCCTTCCCTCCAATTGACGGATGATTATTTGAACTACCCAAACCAGAGCTTCACAAAAATGATTCTGTTGTTGAGTCTACGCTGGCTCCCGCAGTTCATCGTATATTTGATTGACATGAGTATCTGGTACGCGGCATGGCAGGCGTTCGCCGGAACGTCAGTAGGATTTTCCGATCATCTCGGGGACATTCGCTCAATAGACGACATTCGAATGAATTTTGGACGCGCACCGGAGCATTTTTGTAAAAAGATGCTGTCTCAGGATGCCGGAAGTCGTCGCGGCTCTTCTGCAAGTTTCTTGTCCTCGTCTGGAAACAACCTCTCCGAAGGGTCGTCGCTTCTTGGCGCAGACCCACACATGTTGCAAAGCTATGTCAATCGACTACTAGACGTTCGTATCCAAAAGTGGGTAATGTTTAGTGCGGCATGGAATGAAATCATTGACCACTTTCGCGAAGAAGACATAATCTCGACCACCGAAAGTGACAACTTGAAGTTTAGTCAATTCGATGGGTTTAGTCAGGCGATATACCTACCTGTATTTCAAACCGCAGGGGTTATTGATGATGTTCTTTCTGAACTTGAGCGACCAGCCGAGGAATACAAAGATCTACGGACTGGCGAGTATACCGACGAGAGCTTTTTTAAACCCATAGCTTCACATGTTACAATGCAGACGGCCGTCGCGGAGGTATGGGAGCTTGGCTCGTTCATCTTTCTTCAAGTGCTCGGCCCTGTCCACAGCAAGGACATACATGCCGTCGTTGCGATGATGAACAAGTGGATTGAATCAGAAACAATGTCTGGATGTTTAAAGCTCGAAACAATGAGAGGTGTCATGAAACATTTTGTTGATGTGGTCCGCATCCTCGAACGCGGCATAGTGACGCGGAATCCGACCACTCGACCGAAATCACTAACGAAGAGAGCTCCAGAAGCAAAGCCGACTATGAAAAGATCGAGAGTGCGCCGTGTTGTTAGTGCTGGATCGTTAAGCAGCTTAGATGCCGAGAGCAAAAATCGCGAAATGAAAAATCAACACGAAGTCCGTGAGTCTGTCGATGTAAAGATAATTGACGCGTTGAGAGATCAAGTTCGTGACAAGTTTCGAAGCTTAACCCATGCCGTGAAGGGCATGCTGAAGAATACGGCTTCAAACAAAGACTCTCGTGATGTTCTTGATCGTCTGACATTCCTCGGGAGTATGGAAAACGGATTCTTTTGGGACGATTCATACGCCTCTGAACAGCTTGACGTAGCGTCGAAGAACGAGACATTTAAAGCTGTACTAAAGAAGATGCACGGATTGGTTTGTATGCATCCAGATGATGCTGAGCCTAAGTCAAAGGAGGTCCGCCGTCGTTTGACTTTCTTCGTGAATTCGCTTTTCATGGATATGCCAAACGCGCCCTCTATTCATGACATGTTTTCTTGGAACGTCCTTACACCTTATTACTCGGAAGATGTGACGTACAGCAAAGACGATCTTGAGAAGCGATCAGATGCCTTAGGTGTGTCAACATTGCTGTATCTCCAGACTCTTTATCGATCAGACTGGAATAACTTTCTTGAGAGATTAGGTATCAAGGACGAAGATAAGGTGTGGTCGAAGAAGTACGTAAACGAAACTAGACGTTGGGCGAGTATCCGCGCCCAGACACTCTCTCGAACCGTCAATGGTATGATGTACTGTGAAAAAGCACTTCGCCTGTTGGCTAATCTTGAAAGactcgacgaagacacaACGAATGACCTTATGGGAGAAAAGTTTGGATACATTGTATCATGTCAAATGTACGGAAAAATGAAGAGAAATCAAGACTCAAAAGCAGACGATATCGAAGCGTTGATGCACCGTTTTCCCCTTATGAGAGTGGCCTACATCGACAATATTCGTCTGAATCGCTCGGGTGCAAGCGCTTTCTATTCTGTTCTGGTAAAAAGTGATAGAAGAGGCAACATTCAAGAGGTCTACAGGGTTCGCCTTCCAGGAGATCCAGTTCTAGGTGAAGGAAAACCCGAGAATCAGAATCACGCAATGATATTTACTAGAGGCGAATATGTTCAGACAATTGATATGAACCAGGAAGGTTACTTTGAGGAGGCGCTGAAAATGCGAAATTGCCTACAAGAATTTGCTAAACGCGAGGGACCTTTGCCAACGACCATTCTAGGTCTACGCGAGCACATTTTCACAGGCAGCGTTAGTTCTTTGGCGAATTACATGGCTCTGCAGGAGATCTCTTTCGTGACGCTTGGTCAACGCGTCCTTACCCGACCCCTGCATATCCGTCTCCACTATGGTCACCCCGATATTTTTGACAAGCTATTCTTCATCACACGAGGCGGTGTGAGCAAAGCATCACGGGGCATCAACCTGTCGGAGGACATTTTCGCTGGATACAACAACGTTATACGTGGTGGATCTGTCGGATTCAAAGAGTATGTGCAAATTGGCAAGGGCCGCGACGTTGGAATGAGCCAAATCTACAAATTCGAAGCAAAGCTGAGTCAAGGAGCAGCAGAGCAGAGTCTTTCCCGTGATGTTTACCGAATGTGTAATCGCCTGGATTTCTGTCGTCTCCTCTCCTTTTATTATGGTGGGATTGGCCACTACTTTTCCAACGTCCTGACAATTTTTACTGTCTACGTTGTGGTATACCTCATGACAGTTTTGGCTATCTACGATCTTGAAAAAATTGGCCAGCGACTTATTACCCCGATGGGAACGATCCAAATGTTGCTAGGGGGTTTGGGTCTTTTGCAGACGATTCCGCTGTTTGCAACTCTCGGTGTCGAGAGGGGTTGGCTCGCCAGCATGCAAGagatcttcctcgtctttgTCACCGGTGGCCCTCTTCATTTCATGTTCCACATACAGACGAAGGCAACTTACATGGCGCAAACAATTCTCGTTGGCGGGGCAAAATACCGGCCGACAGGACGAGGTTTTGTGACGCAGCACACTCCGATGGATGAACAGTTTCGCTTTTTTGCAGCAAGCCATCTTTACCTTGGAGTGGAACTTGCTGCGGGCTTAATTCTCATGGGTACTTACACCGATGCTGGACAGTATGCTGGGAGAACTTGGTCGCTGTGGCTGGCCGCGGCATCCTTTCTGTGTAGTCCGTTTTGGTTCAATCCCCTCACCTTTGACTGGAATGTTGTGACTAGCGACTATGGCCTCTGGCTGAAATGGATACGGGGTACTTCTGGAGGGGCTTCGAAGAGTTGGTCTATGTGGTACAATGAAGAGAATTCCTTCTGGAAACAGCTTCCTCTGACTTCCAAATTGTTGTACCTCATCAAAGCTGTTGTGTATCTTGTGATCGGAGAGGGAATCCGCCGTTCTGCCCTCTTCCGGTCTGATATAACTTTGAATCCGCCTACAATAGGGGTGGGAAAGATTCTCATCTTTTTGGCGGTACTCATAGTCGTCG GGATTATAACTCTTTTTATTGAAGATACCAACTACATTCGCTACGGAATGGCGGCCTACTATGGGCTCGGCGCTGTATGCTTGGCAGGTCTCCTATTTGGTTTCAGGATTGTGAAGTACCTTTACTGGCTTCACGATATTGTCTGTGCTCATCTCATCTTTATCCCTCTTTTCATTCTCGGGGCTCTCCAGCTCCCCGGAATGATCCAGACATGGTTGCTGTATCACAATGCCCTTTCCACAGATGTTGTGGTTTCAGACATTCTTCGATACGCGAGAAAGACGCAAGAATCAGGAGCAGGCGGCGAAAAAACAGAGGATTTGGTGGAGCAGATATCTGAGCTGCGCAAAGTTGTGCAGCGTCAAGAACAAGCCCTTGCGAGTGCAGGGTTCACGGGTGGCGATGGCCAGCTTGTATCATCAGCCTCCATTGGATCGGCAATGTCCAATAATTACCTGATATCCGCACCCGATCAACCTCAAATCCGTCAAGCTTCCGACGCCGGGCGAGGGTACGGTCGGGCGCTTAGTTTATCCGGCTTGGATGTATGGGGAAACATGGCGCTCGGCGATGTTCAAGCCGAGGATCTCCGCCAAACTGATTTGACGCCGGACACCATCCCTCAGAGAGGCACTCCTGGACAAACTACGACGGTAGCGCAAGGATTTTCGTTCTCTCAGCCGGACACGATGCCACCTCGGCTCTGA